In Sorghum bicolor cultivar BTx623 chromosome 8, Sorghum_bicolor_NCBIv3, whole genome shotgun sequence, one genomic interval encodes:
- the LOC110437462 gene encoding uncharacterized protein LOC110437462, which translates to MMVDRWFDPEWQEAHNQGRERRAMMQGPSHHQGSLSLDAWKAKWSNAHGGEQITNFQAYAMGHQTKYSTAARYDPAAPASSYSNPSVHARLTQYIETAKEVYGPEYDPATHDIDGEVVMRAEEERFVAGT; encoded by the exons ATGATGGTGGACAGGTGGTTCGACCCTGAGTGGCAGGAGGCGCACAATCAAGGCAGGGAGCGGCGCGCCATGATGCAAGGTCCATCGCACCATCAAGGCAGTCTTAGCCTTGATGCATGGAAAGCTAAATGG TcgaatgcacatggtggtgagcAAATTACCAACTTCCAGGCGTATGCTATGGGGCACCAGACCAAGTACTCGACAGCCGCTCGCTATGACCCAGCTGCCCCCGCTTCGTCGTACAGCAACCCCTCCGTCCACGCACGCCTCACTCAGTACATAGAGACGGCAAAGGAGGTATATGGGCCAGAGTACGATCCCGCCACCCACGACATTGATGGAGAAGTCGTCATGAGGGCGGAGGAGGAAAGGTTCGTGGCCGGTACATGA